In the Agromyces flavus genome, TGTCACCGGCACGGTGCGCGACAACGGCGACCTGACCCTCGAGGTCGGCGACCGCATCCGGCACACCGACTTCGGCGAGGGCACCGTGCGGCAGGTCACGGGCGAGGGCAGCAAGCGCATCGCGCACGTCGCGTTCGACACCGCGGGGCAGAAGAAGCTGCTCATCAAGATCGCGCCGATCGAGAAGCTGTGACCTGGCCCGTCCGGTCGCAGCGGACCGTGTACGAGAACCCGTGGATCCGCGTGACCGAAGACGCGGTCGTCCGCCCCGACGGCAGCGACGGAATCTACGGCGTCGTCGAACTGCGCAACGTCGCCGTGTTCGTCGTCGCGCTGACCGACGACGACGAGGTCGTGCTCGTCACGCTCGACCGGCACACCGTCGGCGAGTCTGTCGAGGTGCCCGCGGGCGGCGCCGACGGCGACGACCCGCTCGTCGCGGCCCAGCGCGAACTGCTCGAGGAGACCGGGCTCGAGGCGACGCACTGGCGTGAGGTCGGCCGCATGGACGCGCTGAACGGCGTCTGCCGCGCGAGCGAGGTCGTCTTCCTCGCGACCGGCCTGCGGACGTCATCGCACGCCGGGCACGATGCCGTCGAAGAGGGCATCAGGCATGTCCGCACCGTGCCGTGGGGCGACGTCATGCGGATGCTGCGACACGGCGAGATCCGTGACGGCGAGACGGTCGCGGCACTCATGTTCGCCGCGCTCGAGCTCGGCCGCGTCGGCTGAGCCGCAGACGCTCACGTTCCCAGCCGGCCCACAGGCGACCCATCGGGCGGCGATAGAACGCACGCGCACGATGGC is a window encoding:
- a CDS encoding NUDIX domain-containing protein — encoded protein: MTWPVRSQRTVYENPWIRVTEDAVVRPDGSDGIYGVVELRNVAVFVVALTDDDEVVLVTLDRHTVGESVEVPAGGADGDDPLVAAQRELLEETGLEATHWREVGRMDALNGVCRASEVVFLATGLRTSSHAGHDAVEEGIRHVRTVPWGDVMRMLRHGEIRDGETVAALMFAALELGRVG